TCCAGCGCTGTTTCGGGAATTTCCAGCTCGCCCAGGGTGTTGAAGCTCCGACCATGCTGTACATGGTGCAGGTTGCGTTTGATAAACGCGAAAGCGCCCCGAAACTGCTCCAGTAGTGAGCCCTTGATGTCCTCGCTGTCCAGGTAGCGGGTATCGTGCAATACGGTGCCGGGGAAGGCCACCGCCTTCACCTCAAAGGCGGGGCGCCAGCGCTGGGGATTACGGCCAAACAGCACCAGCCCCGCCAGGTTCAGCTCCTGTCCATCGCCCAAGCCCAGGTTCTGCAGCAACTGCTCCCGTGTTAGACCTGAGAACTCGCTGCTCTCGCCATAGCGACGATTGAAGTAGGTAGTAAACGCCTTGTCATCAACATTTTCTAACGAAGTGCCTGCCACCGGCACCACATCGGCGTAGACCAGCCCGGAGCGCTGGAACATGCGCTGCAGTTCTTCGCGGGAGGTCACATGCCGCTTGTCCGATCCCTGCTTGACCCAGATGCGACCTTGATTATCGAGATACGGTTTGGCCAACCCATCGGGCACTTCTATCACGACCACAATGCCCTGATCTGTCGGCACATTCTCGGTCAGCGGATGCACAGGTGGGCGCACATGCTGGGAAGCGGCGTTGCCAAGCAACTGGTTTAATCGCTGAACCGCCGCGCCATCCAGCCCCGCAATCGAGCTGTCATCATTAACGCCCAGAAACAGCCAGCCACCGCCACTGTTGGCAAAGGCGGCCAGTTCAGCGGCAAGGCCATCCGCGTTGGTGGCATCGCGCTTGAACTGATGGCGGCTGTCTTCGCCGCGGGCGACCGTCTCAAGAAGTTCAGTCACAGTCATGGCTTATTTCGCTTCAGCTCGCGAGGAAGGCGTACCTTTAAAGCGTCCGCCCAAGCCTCTTTGCATTGGATGCATTGCACCTACCCCAACTTATGCGGCACAACCTCGTGGCCCATTTCTTTATAGCGCTGCCAGCAGGCGCGTTTGGCGATCAGGACTTGCTGGTGCTGATTGATGATCTCGGCAATTCGCGCGTAGCGCTCTACGCCTTCGGGTATTTCGGGGTGTAAATTAAGCAGTGCGGCCTCTTCCGTGGGCACCGGTAACTGCTGCCAGCCTAGCGTGATGGGGACGCTGGCGGCCATCTCGCTATCTTCCAGGGCATGGGGTAAATAGGCGTCCGGGCGGAAATTCCATAGCGCGTTATCGGCCTGCTCGGCGAGGGCTTTGTCTTCACAGTGGAGATGCAGGCGGTAGCCTTTGCGCCAGATGGTCTCGGCCAGTTTGCAAGCGAACTGCAAGCGCGCCTCCAGGGTGGTATCGGGCAGAATGTAGAAATCAATGCGCGCCATAGCGGTTCCAGGTAAAACGATTGCAGATACGTCGATTGCAAACAGCACCGCCGCAAGAGTGCGGCGGTGCTGAAAGGAGAAGCGCTGGTTTTAAAACCGCTTAAACCAACTGAGTTAGCCAGCCGTACTTATCCTCGCTGCGACCGTACTGCAGGTCGAGCAGCTTGGTACGGATGCGCATGGCGATCTCATTATTACCCTCGGATTGCAGGCGAATGCGCTCGTTTTCGGAAACCAGTTCACCCACCGGGGTAATCACGGCGGCGGTGCCGCAGGCAAATACTTCGGTGATCTCGCCGGACGCCGCGCCTTCGCGCCATTCATCAATGCTAATCGGGCGCTCTTCCGGCGTTAGGCCTTCATCTTTGGCCAGGGTCAGTACTGAGTTGCGGGTCACGCCTTCCAAAATGGTGTCGGTCAGGCGCGGGGTCACCAAGCGGCCGTCTTTGAAGACGAAGAACAGGTTCATACCGCCCAGCTCTTCCACCCATTTGTTTTCAGCAGCATCGAGGAACGCGACCTGACCACACTGGTGGGCTTCGGCTTCTTTCTGCGCAGCCAAAGAAGCGGCGTAGTTGCCGCCACACTTGGCAAAGCCGGTGCCGCCGGGGGCAGCGCGCTTGTAGTTAGACGAGAGCCAGATCGATACCGGGGCAATGCCGCCTTTAAAGTACGCCGCCGCGGGGGAGGCGATTACGTAGTAGTCGACCTCATGGGCGGGGCGAACGCCTAAGAAGGCTTCTGAAGCGATCATGAATGGTCGCAGATAGAGGCTGCACTCATCAGAAGCGCTGGCAGGCGTGGGCACCCAGGCTTGGTCTTGGGCCAGCAGCGCTTTCAGCGAACCAATAAAGTCTTCATCGGAAAGTTCCGGCAGCGCTAATCGGCGAGCACTGCGGCGGAAGCGCTCGGCATTTTTCTCGGGGCGGAATGTCCAGATAGAGCCGTCGGCATGGCGATAGGCTTTAATGCCTTCAAAAATCTCCTGGCCGTAATGCAGCACAGAGGCGGCGGGATCAAGCGTTAGCGGGCCGTAAGGGCGCACTTGGTGGCCGTGCCAGTCTGCGTCAACAGTCCAGCGCACATGGGCCATGTGATCGGTAAAGTGTTTGCCAAAGCCGGGGTTTTTGAGAATGTTGTCACGGATCTCATCGGCTATCGGCTGGTTGGATGGCAAAATCTCAAAGTTAGTGGGCACGGCATGTTCTCTCTACTTGATCCAAGCCCTGAAGGGCAAATATAGGCGTCATAATGGGTGTAGCGTGTGCCTTGAGATAAGGCACACGCTAATGGGTTTAGGTGTAACGGTTGCGTCAAATAAAGGCAACCGTTGATTGCCTGATTGTGGTCTTAGACGTCGCTATTTTCTACTTGGGCGTCTGCTTCACGGTCAAGCAGGTACTGGGTTAACAGCCCAACGGGGCGACCGGTGGCGCCTTTTTGCTTGCCGGAGTGCCAGGCAGTACCGGCGATATCCAGGTGCGCCCAGGGGAAGTGGTCGGCAAAGCGTGACAAGAAGCACGCAGCGGTAATCGTGCCAGCGGGGCGGCCACCAATATTGGCTAGGTCGGCAAAGTTGGACTCAAGCTGCTCTTGATACTCATCCCACAGCGGCAGGTGCCAGGCGCGATCCCAGGCGGCTTCGCCCGCATCGAGCAGATCCAGCGCCAAGTCATCGTCGTTGGAGAGCAGGCCGGTGGCGTGATGGCCCAGGCCTATAATCACCGCGCCGGTGAGGGTGGCGATATCTACGACGCTGGCCGGGGTAAAGCGCTCGGCGTAGGTGAGTGCATCGCACAGCACCAGGCGGCCTTCCGCGTCGGTGTTAAGTACTTCAACGGTGAGGCCTTTCAGCGTTTTAATAATATCGCCGGGCTTGGTGGCGTGGCCGTCGGGCATGTTTTCCGCCGCGGCGACGATAAACACCAGGTTGAGTTTGGGCTTGATCTCCAGCACGGCTTTGACGGTGCCAAACACGCTGGCGGCGCCGCACATGTCGAACTTCATTTCATCCATGCCTTCGCCCGGCTTGAGCGAAATACCGCCGGTATCAAAGGTAATGCCTTTGCCGATCAGCACGTGGGGCGCTTCTTCACTCTCTTCGGCGCCTTGGTACTTCATCACGATCAGGCGTGTGGGTTCTTTGCTGCCGCGGCCTACGGATAGCAGCGAGCCTGCACCCAGGGCTTCCAGCGCTTCTTCATCGAGAATATCGACCTCGAGCGCGCCTTGTGAGTCGCGCCCCAGCTGTTCTGCCTGCTCGGCTAAATAGCTGGGCGTGCACACGTTGCCGGGCAGGTTACCCAGGGTGCGGGTATAGTTGATGCCTCGACCAATAGCGTTGCCCACTAACGCACCCTGCTTAACCTGCGGAACCGCGTCGGCATCGCTGATAATTAACGTTAGCTTGGCAAGGCTGGGAGCTGGCGCAGGGGAAGATTTGAACTGGTCAAAGCGATAAATCGCCCGTTCAGCGGCTTCCATTACTTTGCGCGCTTTCCAGGCCGGGTCGCGGTCAGCCAACGGAACATCGCCAAATACCACGCTGGCTTCGTCGATCGGCAGTTTCACTAGCGCCGTCATGGCTGCATCCAGCGCCTTGATAAAAGCCGCTTCCTGGCATTTTTCACGCTCTCCCAAGCCCACCAGCAAGATGCGTTCGGCGCCCAGGCCCGGCGCAAAGGGTACCATTTGCACGTTACCCAGCGCGGCATCAAAATCACCTCGCTCCAGCAATTGACCGATTAGGCGCTCGCTGGCGTCGTCCAGTTTGGCGACGGTGGGCAGGAGGTCGCCCCCTTTAAAAACCGGCACCAAGAGGCAGGGTGTTTCAGCTTTGGCTGGGTTCGCGGTCTGAACGGAAAATTCCATGACGTCTCCAACAAGACAAGCATCGAGGGATTCGGGATAATGCCCCGTTGCTTTTGATTTTGAAAAGGGACTGTAAATAGTTTGATTAGTGTACCCAAGCCATACGCTTATTGCATGGCATCCTGCACGACTAGCCGGAGAGCGCGTTGATTTTATTTCGATATCTAACTCGCGAAGTGTTACTCACCATGTCGGCGGTCGCTGGCATTCTGCTGCTGGTGATCATGGGCAGCCGCTTTATCCGCTATTTTTCGGACGCGGCAGAGGGCGATATTCCCGTCACCATGCTCGGCAGTCTGATGATGTTTCACCTGCCTGGCTTTATGGAACTCATTCTACCGCTGTCTTTTTTTCTAGGCATTCTGCTCGCCTATGGGCAGCTCTATATGAACAGCGAAATCACCGTTATGGTTGCCTGCGGGATGAGTCCCACGCGGCTGTTGAAAGTGACCCTACTGCCCGCCAGTGTCGTTGCGGTACTAGTGGGCATCTGTAGCCTTTGGCTGACGCCTTTTGGGGCGCTGCAAACCGAGACCGCACTGGAAGAGCAGCGTAGTCGCCTGGATGTTTCCGTATTAGCCCCAGGGCGCTTCCAAGAGTTCGGCGGTGGCCGTACCGCCTATATCGGTAGCTTCTCTAGCGACGGCACAGAAATGCAGGATGTGCTGGTGCACGAGCAGAACCAGCCGGGTGATGAAGGTACCCACGACTACGTTACCCGGGCGGCATCGGGCTACCAGGAAACCCGCCTCGAAACGGGTAGCCGTTTTCTGGTGTTGGATGACGGTGAGCGCTATGGGGTGACGCCGGGCGATAAGAGTGCTGAGCGGCTAACGTTTGAGCGCTATACGTTGCGACTGGGGTTGAATCGCGATCGGCAGGAGCTGGATTCATTGGAATACGCCACCACGCCTGCGCTGTGGAATAATCCAAGCCCCCGTGCCCAAGCACAGTGGCAGTGGCGGGCAGGACTCCCGCTTATGGTGTTTGTGCTGGCCTTGATGGCGCAGCCGCTTTCCCGGGTTAATCCCCGCCAGGGGCGCTTTGGTAAACTGCTGCCCGCGGTATTTTTATACGTCGCCTATCTCAGTCTGCTGCTCGCGGTTGTCGATGCGATTGGCAGTGGCACTTGGCCCACCACGCTGGGTGTGTGGCCCGTACATGGGCTGTTTTTAGGCCTGGGTCTATTATTGCTATGGCGCTCGCAACGCAAGGGGATGCGCTAATGCTGCTTGATCGTCTCGATCGTTATATTGCCCGCAACGTGCTGGCGGCCATTGTTGTCGTTCAGTTCGTGCTGCTGGGGTTGGATATTACCATCGCCTATATCGATGATTTAGGCGATGTGCAGGCGGGCTATACCGCCTTCGATGCACTGCTTTACTTGCTAATGCGCACGCCTTGGCGATTCTATCAATACGCCCCTGTGGCGGTATTGATTGGCGCTCTGATTGGTTTAGGCAGCATGGCCTCCAGCAATGAGCTCACCGTTATGCGCGCCGCTGGGCGTTCCCTGGCGCGCATTGTATGGGGGGTGATGAAGCCAGTGCTGGTGGTGGTCGTTGTAGTGCTGTTAGTCGCCGAGTATGTCAGCCCGCGCACCGAGCAGTATGCCGAGGCGTGGCGGCTGGAAAAACTCCAGGGGGAAGGCGCCATGCTGACCAGTCGCAGCGGCTGGCAGATCGAGGGCGACAGCGTCTACCGTTTTGGGGCGATTCGTGCCGATGATGTAGTGCTCGATTTAACCCGCTATCGCTTTGATGACCGTCAGCTAGTCGAAGCCACTTACGCTCAGCGCGCACGCTGGGAAGACGATGCCTGGCGTTTGGAAAACGTCGCTACCACGCGCATTTTCGCCGACCATACCGAGTCTGACCAGACGGCAAGCATGGGTTGGGACACCTCTTTCACCCCCACCCAGCTAGAGAGGCTGCTGCGCGATATTGAGAGTCAGGCGCCCAGCGAGCTTTGGGCCTATGCCCAGTTCCTTGAAGAGCAGAACCTACAGAATGATCAGGCGTTGCTGTATTTTTGGCAGAAGATGCTGATGCCGCTCACCATGGGCTCGCTGGTGCTGATTGCCGCCTCCTTTGTATTTGGCCCGCTGCGCACCGTGGCTGCTGGCACACGGGTGTTTTACGGCGTTATCACCGGGCTGAGCTTTAAGTACGTTCAGGATCTATTGGCGCCCGCCTCGACGATATTTGGCTTTTCACCCGTCTGGGCCGTACTGGTGCCGACTCTGGCCTGCGCCGGGGTCGGGATCTACTTTCTACGTCGCAATGGTTAATACCGCCATGGTTAGCCAGCTCTGCCTCTTATCGCCCAGAAACAGCCAGAAACCACGAGAGAACTATGCAAACACGACGCTTTACCCAGTTGGACAGCGTATGGCCCGCCGGCCTTGGCCGACGACTGGGTGCCATGCTGTATGACGGCTTTTTGGTCACCGCGATTTGGATTGCGGTGACCGTCGTGCATATGCTGTTTTTCCGCTATGTGCTTGGTCAACAGCCCGAAGAGATTGGCACGACGGCCAGCGATGTTTTGAGTTTGCAGCTCTTGCTGGTGTTTTTTGTCACGCTGTTTTTTGTTTTCTCCTGGTCGCGCGGGGGGATGACCTTGGGGATGCAGGCGTGGCGTTTACGGGTGCAAACGGTAGACGGGTATTCACTGAGCTTGAAGCAGTGCCTTATCCGCTGCGCGGTGGCGTGGCTCTCGCTACTGGCATTTGGTTTGGGCTACTTATGGGTGCTGTTTGATCAACAGCGACGTAGCTGGCCGGATATTGCTTCCAACACGCAAACGGTGGTTTTGCCGAAAAAATAATTTCAGCTGGCATGGGGTAAAAAGTGCTTTTACGCCAGTACGTTATTTTGCTGCTCTTGCTTATTAAGACGAATGGATAGCAAAAAGCAGTCATTTCTACTTGATAAGATGTATGCGAATCATTTACATTCATCTCATGACTTTTATGAGGTGTCGCCATGTACGTTTGCGTGTGCAAGGGAGTAACCGATCATCAGATTCGCCAGCACGTTAGCGACGGAGCGCGCAGTTGGCGAGAAGTACGCGAGGCAACCGGCTGCGCAACGCAGTGCGGTAAGTGCGCGTGCTTCGCTAAATCAATTACCCGCGATGCCGTTCAGGAAGCACGCCAAGAAGCCGATATGGGGCTTGCCTACGCCGTGTGACGCGAATCACTATTGTTAGGGTTATCTTTAGCAAATATATGATTTGCTTGAACTTTTAAACACCTTATCTATACTCTCAGGAAAGCTGGGAGTATAGCTATGCACGTCTATACTTCTCTCCAAACGTAACTGCTTGATCGTATTGTCTAAACTAGATTAAACATCAGCATTACAGTAGAAAAGGTGACGTTATGAAAGGTGATACGAAAGTTATTGAGCATCTCAATAAGGCGCTCGGCAACGAACTCGTTGCGATCAATCAGTACTTTTTGCACGCCAAGATGTACAAAGACTGGGGCCTAAAAGCACTCGCCAAGTGGGAATATGATGAGTCCATCGAAGAGATGCAGCACGCTGACAAGATCATCGAGCGCATTCTATTCCTGGAAGGCATTCCCAACCTGCAAGACCTGGGCAAGCTGCATATCGGTGAAAACGTCAAAGAGATGCTCGAAAGCGATCTAAAAATCGAGCACGATGGCCGCAACGACTACATTGAAGCGATCACCTATTGCGAGAGCGTTAAAGATTACGTGACTCGCGATATGCTGCGTGACCTGCTTGCTGATGAAGAAGACCATATCGACCACATCGAAACGGAACTTGGTTTGATCGACAAGGTGGGTATCCAGAATTATATGCAGCGTCAAATGCAGATGGCAGGCGACGAGTAAAACGCTATCGCGCGTATGTATAGAAACAAGCTAGCAACCAAAACTAGCTAAAAGCAGCCAGTCAGGGCTAACTGACTGGCTGCTTTCGTTCTAAAGTCTCCTTTAACCTATCGATTTTCCCGCTTCCCTTTTCCCCTATATTTTCCTTCACTACTTATCCATCTAACATTTTCGCGGCAACCCGCGTTTAGCGCTGAGGTGTGCCGATAGCCAGCGGTGCTAACTTAGCCAGTGAGTGTCATAAGCCTGACATCGTCATGGTGTTGGATAGTTAATCGGACAAAGCAAGTTTCATAACCTAATCAGTCAGTCGTTTCTGAAGCTTAAGCAAGGGATTAACTCAATCATGATACTCAAACGCAGACCAATACTGTTGGCGCTGGCTGCTATGCTGGTCGCCACGCAAGCGGCAGGTGCGGCAGATAAATATTTCAACCGCATCGCCAGCTTCGCGGTTCCCGATAATATGGCCGAGGGCGAAGATCGTACACGCGAGACCGCGCCTGAAATCATTGCTGCCTCCGGTGATGGCATGACGTTGGTGTATACCGATAGCCCGCTGGGCGTGATCGGGCGCATCGATATCAGCGACCCGGCTCATCCGCAACCGCTGGGTAATATCGTTATGGACGGCGAGCCTACGGCCGTATCGGTGCTCGGCAATATTGCCTATGTCGGAGTGAATACATCGGCTTCCTACAGCGAACCTTCCGGTGAGTTGCGCACGGTCGATTTAACCAGTGGCGAGATACTCTCCTCCTGCCCGCTGAACGGGCAGCCCGATAGTGTGGCTTCCGCTGTGGCACCCGATGGGCGCTTTGTCGCTGTCGCCATTGAGAACGAACGCGACGAAGAGGCCGGCGATGGACGTGTACCGCAGATGCCCGGCGGTTCCGTGGCACTGGTGAGGATCAATGCAGAAGGGCTGATTAACTGCGACAGCCTGCTCTACGCCGACGTAACCGGGCTCGCCGAGATCGCCCCCGAGGATCCCGAGCCGGAGTTTGTCGATATCAACACCCTGGGTGAGACCGTCGTCACCGTCCAGGAGAACAACCACCTTGTGGTGCTCGACTACGCAGGAAAGGTGGTGGCGGATTTCAGTGCCGGGACTGTTGACCTGGACGGCATTGACGCCAGCGATGACGGTGCGCTGATTTTCGACGAGCAGCAAGCCGAGCGCCTGCGTGAGCCGGACGCTTTGCAGTGGATCGACGACGACCACTTCGCTATTGCCAACGAAGGCGATATGGATGGCGGCGCGCGCGGCTGGACAATCTTCAACAAGCGCGGCGAGGTGGTATACGAGTCAGGTACTTCATTCGAGCGCGCGGTGATTGAAGCGGGTCACTACCCCGATAAGCGTTCGGATGCCAAAGGCAGCGAGCCGGAGGGGATGGAGTTTGCGGTGTTCGAAGATACGCCCTATGTCTTCCTGCTTTCCGAGCGCGGCTCGCTCGTGGGCGTTTATGACGTTAGCAACCTGGCCGAACCGCAGCTCACCCAGCTACTGCCCTCGGGCCTGTCTCCCGAAGGCGCCGTGGCGATTCCCAGCCGTGGCCTGTTAGCCACCGCCAATGAAGGGGATCTGGGCGAAGACGGCGGCCCCCGCGCCCATGTCATGATTTATCAATATCAGGATGCGCCAGCGGTCTATCCCACCCTGACCTCGGCGGGCGCCGATGAACTGATAGGCTGGGGCGCACTTTCCGGTTTGGTCGCCGCTGACGACGTACTTTATGCGGTCAACGACAGCTTCTACAGCGCCCAGCCGCGCATCTTTACCATCGACCCCTCAGCCTCCCCGGCGCGGATTACGGCAGCGCTGGACGTGACCCGCAACGGTGAGCCTGCGCTAGGGCTGGATATGGAAGGCATTACCACCGATGGTGAAGGTGGCTTCTGGGTCGCTTCCGAAGGTAACGACAAAGGCCTTGCCAACACCCTTTATCATGTGGGTTCCGACGGCGAGATTATCCAAGGAATTGAACTGCCCGAGGTGCTCGCTCAACAGGCATTGAAGTGGGGATTAGAAGGCGTTACGCGGATTGATAATCAGCTCTGGCTGGCGGTGCAGCGCCCGTGGAAGGATGACCCCGAAGGCATGGTCAAGCTACTGCGTTTTGATATCGACAGTGGCGAGTGGGGCGCTGTTCATTACCCGCTGGATAACGTGGAACAGGGTTGGATTGGCCTCTCCGAAATCACCGCCCATGGCGATTGGCTGTATCTGATCGAGCGCGACAACCAAATCGGCGCCGAGGCGAAGGTCAAGCAAGTGACCCGCATTGCACTGGATGGCTTGGAACCCGCCCCGCTGGGCGGTGAGCTGCCGGTGGTTGAGAAACAGCTAGTACGCGACCTGATTCCCGACCTAGCCAGCTACAACGGCTTTGTGGTGGACAAGATTGAGGGAATGGCGATTAACGATACTGGCAACGCCTGGCTGGTCAGCGACAACGACGGTGTGGACGATAGCTCCGGCGAGACCTACTTCTGGACAATACCGCTAGAGTAGTTCCTGCCAGTATTCGTCTATACCGCAGTAGTATGGAAGCGATAAACATAAGGAGTAGGGGAGAAGAGATAGGATAAAAGAGATAGGAGAAAAAGCGAGGGCACGCATCAAACAAGGTTATGTGGATGATGTGTGCCCTTTTTTTGTGGCGTGGCTCTTGTGTGGAGAGTGCCTTGTGAAGAGCGTTCTGTGAAAAGAGTGTGGCGGTAACGTTCTGGAGCCGCCTAACTATTTAGCTGAAATCGCCTCACCGTTATCCACAGACTGGCTCAGTACCGGCTCATCAACGGCAAAAGTTGCCCGGCTTAGGCGACGGACACGCTTCATAAACAGCGCAATGCAAAGAAGCGTACCTAGTGCGGCCACCACATAGCTTAGCTGCAGCGGTAGACCAAAACCGATCGGCGCGTAGGCTAAGTAGGTAAACGTGGCCATGGTCATAAAGGTGGCGGGGATCGAGGTAATCCAGTGAGGCTTACGTGACAGCACCAGGTACATGGTGCCTACCCACAGGGCGATCACAGCGGTGGTTTGGTTGGCCCAGGAGAAGTAGCGCCACAGCAGTGTGAAGTCCATGTGCGTTAACGCGTAAGACACCACAAATAGCGGTAGAGCGACCATGACGCGCTTCATAATCGGTTTTTGATCGATCTTGATGTAGTCGGCGATGATCATCCGCGCGCTGCGGAAAGCGGTATCGCCCGAGGTGATCGGCAGCACAATAACGCCGAGTACCGCCAGGGTGCCGCCTATAGCGCCGAGCATGGTGGTAGAAACTTCGCTTACCACCGCGGCAGGGCCACCGGCCGCCAGCACATCGGAAAGCGACTGGTCGCCATAAAACAGGCTCATGGCAGCGGCTGCCCAGATCATCGCGATAATGCCTTCGGTGATCATCATGCCGTAGAAGATTTTGCGACCATTGGTTTCGTTTTGGGTGGTGCGCGAAATAATCGGCGTTTGGGTAGCATGAAAACCGGAAAGCGCGCCGCAGGAGATGGTTAAAAACAGCAGCGGGAAAATCGGTGCGGCGTCAGGGTGCATGTTCTGGAACGAAAGCTCGGGAATCGGAGCGCCAGTAACGATTAAGCCGATACCGATACCCGCTGCGCTGAACAGTAGCAGGGCACCAAAGTAAGGGTAGATGCGACCGATGACTTTATCGATCGGCAGCAGGGTGGCAATCAAATAATAAATAAAGATAGCGACGATGATCAGCGTTAACGACAGCGAGGTCATATTGGCCAGCAGCGCCGCGGGCGAGGTGACGAATACCGTACCGACTAAAAGCAGTAGCAGAATCGCGAAGCCATTGACCACATGCTTCATCGCTTTACCCAGGAACTTGCCGGCCAGTTGCGGCAAGTGAGCGCCGTGGTTACGGATCGAGATCATGCCGGTCAGGTAATCGTGAACAGCACCGGCAAAGATACAGCCAATTACAATCCACACAAATGCCACCGGTCCATACAGCGCGCCGAGAATCGGGCCAAAAATAGGGCCGACACCGGCAATGTTTAATAACTGAATAAGCGAATTGCGCGTAGTGTTCATCGGCACATAGTCGATGTTGTCGCGCATGCTGAAAGCAGGCGTCTGACGCTTGCGGTCAGTGACAAACACACGCTCAACGAATTTCCCATAGGTAAAGTAGCCCGCTATCAGCAGCAGGATCGATACGATAAAGGTGATCATCTAAGGTACCTAGAGCAGTGAGGGGGGATGGGCGAGCATGCTGGAGAGCATACAAGCAGGCACTTCTTTAGCAGGGCTGAATGTACAGATAACCACTATAAAATCACAGTTAGACTTTAGTGGGCCGTAAGCAAAAAAAAATGGACAGCCGCGTGGCTGCCCATTTTGACGATTAACAACAACGGTAAAGCTTAAGACTCAACGACGCCGCAGGCCATCCGGGTGCCGCCGCCGCCCAAGTGGGGTTCATCTTTGTAGGTGTCGCCACCTTCATGAATCATGATACTGCGACCCGGCATATCT
This Vreelandella neptunia DNA region includes the following protein-coding sequences:
- the lptG gene encoding LPS export ABC transporter permease LptG produces the protein MLLDRLDRYIARNVLAAIVVVQFVLLGLDITIAYIDDLGDVQAGYTAFDALLYLLMRTPWRFYQYAPVAVLIGALIGLGSMASSNELTVMRAAGRSLARIVWGVMKPVLVVVVVVLLVAEYVSPRTEQYAEAWRLEKLQGEGAMLTSRSGWQIEGDSVYRFGAIRADDVVLDLTRYRFDDRQLVEATYAQRARWEDDAWRLENVATTRIFADHTESDQTASMGWDTSFTPTQLERLLRDIESQAPSELWAYAQFLEEQNLQNDQALLYFWQKMLMPLTMGSLVLIAASFVFGPLRTVAAGTRVFYGVITGLSFKYVQDLLAPASTIFGFSPVWAVLVPTLACAGVGIYFLRRNG
- a CDS encoding (2Fe-2S)-binding protein; translation: MYVCVCKGVTDHQIRQHVSDGARSWREVREATGCATQCGKCACFAKSITRDAVQEARQEADMGLAYAV
- a CDS encoding RDD family protein, translated to MQTRRFTQLDSVWPAGLGRRLGAMLYDGFLVTAIWIAVTVVHMLFFRYVLGQQPEEIGTTASDVLSLQLLLVFFVTLFFVFSWSRGGMTLGMQAWRLRVQTVDGYSLSLKQCLIRCAVAWLSLLAFGLGYLWVLFDQQRRSWPDIASNTQTVVLPKK
- the lptF gene encoding LPS export ABC transporter permease LptF translates to MILFRYLTREVLLTMSAVAGILLLVIMGSRFIRYFSDAAEGDIPVTMLGSLMMFHLPGFMELILPLSFFLGILLAYGQLYMNSEITVMVACGMSPTRLLKVTLLPASVVAVLVGICSLWLTPFGALQTETALEEQRSRLDVSVLAPGRFQEFGGGRTAYIGSFSSDGTEMQDVLVHEQNQPGDEGTHDYVTRAASGYQETRLETGSRFLVLDDGERYGVTPGDKSAERLTFERYTLRLGLNRDRQELDSLEYATTPALWNNPSPRAQAQWQWRAGLPLMVFVLALMAQPLSRVNPRQGRFGKLLPAVFLYVAYLSLLLAVVDAIGSGTWPTTLGVWPVHGLFLGLGLLLLWRSQRKGMR
- a CDS encoding Fic family protein, with protein sequence MTVTELLETVARGEDSRHQFKRDATNADGLAAELAAFANSGGGWLFLGVNDDSSIAGLDGAAVQRLNQLLGNAASQHVRPPVHPLTENVPTDQGIVVVIEVPDGLAKPYLDNQGRIWVKQGSDKRHVTSREELQRMFQRSGLVYADVVPVAGTSLENVDDKAFTTYFNRRYGESSEFSGLTREQLLQNLGLGDGQELNLAGLVLFGRNPQRWRPAFEVKAVAFPGTVLHDTRYLDSEDIKGSLLEQFRGAFAFIKRNLHHVQHGRSFNTLGELEIPETALEELLVSALIHRDYFTSASVRLMVFADRVEIVSPGHLPDSLSPEDISRGKTIRRNPTLTEHASHILPYRGMGSGIPRALEAWPRIDLVDDPSGNQFSVIVWRPEAEWLGAAPPVTDQVTDQVTDQVSPEVARLLESLEGEMTRAELQDILGLKHLPHFRNAYLRPALNAGLIEQTIPDKPNSRLQKYRLTVVGKQWVENQGKQT
- a CDS encoding leucyl aminopeptidase encodes the protein MEFSVQTANPAKAETPCLLVPVFKGGDLLPTVAKLDDASERLIGQLLERGDFDAALGNVQMVPFAPGLGAERILLVGLGEREKCQEAAFIKALDAAMTALVKLPIDEASVVFGDVPLADRDPAWKARKVMEAAERAIYRFDQFKSSPAPAPSLAKLTLIISDADAVPQVKQGALVGNAIGRGINYTRTLGNLPGNVCTPSYLAEQAEQLGRDSQGALEVDILDEEALEALGAGSLLSVGRGSKEPTRLIVMKYQGAEESEEAPHVLIGKGITFDTGGISLKPGEGMDEMKFDMCGAASVFGTVKAVLEIKPKLNLVFIVAAAENMPDGHATKPGDIIKTLKGLTVEVLNTDAEGRLVLCDALTYAERFTPASVVDIATLTGAVIIGLGHHATGLLSNDDDLALDLLDAGEAAWDRAWHLPLWDEYQEQLESNFADLANIGGRPAGTITAACFLSRFADHFPWAHLDIAGTAWHSGKQKGATGRPVGLLTQYLLDREADAQVENSDV
- a CDS encoding branched-chain amino acid aminotransferase, with translation MPTNFEILPSNQPIADEIRDNILKNPGFGKHFTDHMAHVRWTVDADWHGHQVRPYGPLTLDPAASVLHYGQEIFEGIKAYRHADGSIWTFRPEKNAERFRRSARRLALPELSDEDFIGSLKALLAQDQAWVPTPASASDECSLYLRPFMIASEAFLGVRPAHEVDYYVIASPAAAYFKGGIAPVSIWLSSNYKRAAPGGTGFAKCGGNYAASLAAQKEAEAHQCGQVAFLDAAENKWVEELGGMNLFFVFKDGRLVTPRLTDTILEGVTRNSVLTLAKDEGLTPEERPISIDEWREGAASGEITEVFACGTAAVITPVGELVSENERIRLQSEGNNEIAMRIRTKLLDLQYGRSEDKYGWLTQLV
- the bfr gene encoding bacterioferritin is translated as MKGDTKVIEHLNKALGNELVAINQYFLHAKMYKDWGLKALAKWEYDESIEEMQHADKIIERILFLEGIPNLQDLGKLHIGENVKEMLESDLKIEHDGRNDYIEAITYCESVKDYVTRDMLRDLLADEEDHIDHIETELGLIDKVGIQNYMQRQMQMAGDE
- a CDS encoding DNA polymerase III subunit chi → MARIDFYILPDTTLEARLQFACKLAETIWRKGYRLHLHCEDKALAEQADNALWNFRPDAYLPHALEDSEMAASVPITLGWQQLPVPTEEAALLNLHPEIPEGVERYARIAEIINQHQQVLIAKRACWQRYKEMGHEVVPHKLG